One genomic region from Cytobacillus sp. IB215665 encodes:
- the megL gene encoding methionine gamma-lyase: MKDHKYRNIETLVIHGGYESNEHLGSLTPPLFQSSTFTFETAQQGERRFAGEEDGYIYSRLSNPTVKILEERIATLEHGEAGLAFGSGMAAVSAVLLAMTKSGDHIVCSQGLYGCTFGLLQLIDEKYGITHDFSSMETEDELKKEIRPNTACIYIETPINPTMKLIDIEMVVKVAKEYNIPVIVDNTFSSPYLQQPLKLGCDVVVHSATKYISGHGDVIAGLIVGRQDFIDTVAKTTQKDIGGVISPFDAWLLLRGLKTLPVRMDRHCSNAKQIAQQLQEHPKIEQVFYPGDSSSNQFKIMQKQMKKPGGLISFTIKGNKEEAQSLLNKLKLIKIAVSLGDAETLIQHPATMTHSVIPESARLKMGIHDNLLRLSLGLEACEDIWSDLSQALDQI; encoded by the coding sequence ATGAAAGATCATAAGTATCGAAATATTGAGACCTTAGTTATCCACGGTGGGTATGAATCAAATGAGCATTTAGGCAGTCTAACGCCTCCATTGTTTCAGTCTTCCACATTTACTTTTGAAACTGCACAACAAGGAGAGCGAAGATTTGCTGGGGAAGAAGATGGCTATATATACTCCAGATTAAGCAATCCAACAGTGAAAATTCTAGAAGAACGCATTGCTACTTTAGAACATGGAGAGGCAGGGTTAGCATTTGGTTCAGGAATGGCAGCAGTATCTGCAGTATTGTTAGCAATGACCAAATCAGGAGATCATATCGTTTGTTCGCAAGGACTATATGGTTGTACGTTTGGTTTATTGCAGCTTATTGACGAGAAATATGGAATTACACATGATTTCTCTTCTATGGAAACAGAGGATGAATTAAAAAAAGAAATTAGACCTAATACTGCTTGCATATATATTGAAACACCCATCAATCCCACTATGAAGCTGATTGATATAGAAATGGTTGTAAAGGTTGCGAAGGAATATAATATACCAGTAATCGTTGACAATACATTTAGTTCACCATATTTACAACAACCCCTTAAATTAGGTTGTGATGTGGTTGTTCATAGTGCAACAAAATATATTAGTGGACATGGAGATGTCATTGCTGGCTTAATAGTTGGAAGGCAAGACTTCATAGACACAGTGGCAAAAACAACACAAAAAGATATTGGGGGTGTAATATCTCCATTTGATGCTTGGTTATTATTACGTGGATTAAAAACATTACCTGTGAGAATGGATCGTCACTGTTCAAATGCGAAGCAAATTGCTCAACAGTTACAAGAACATCCAAAAATCGAACAAGTTTTTTATCCCGGAGATAGTTCTAGCAATCAGTTCAAGATTATGCAGAAGCAAATGAAAAAACCAGGGGGCTTAATTTCGTTCACTATAAAAGGAAATAAGGAAGAAGCACAATCTTTATTAAATAAACTTAAGTTAATTAAGATCGCTGTTAGTCTAGGTGATGCAGAAACTCTAATTCAACATCCCGCAACAATGACACACTCAGTTATTCCAGAGTCTGCACGGTTGAAAATGGGCATTCATGACAATTTATTAAGATTATCTTTAGGGTTGGAAGCTTGTGAAGATATATGGTCAGATTTAAGTCAGGCTTTGGATCAAATATAA
- a CDS encoding GAF domain-containing protein: MFEVKKYKENKEKNYELVIKQLHALIEGEKNDIANLANAAALLNQFLDNINWVGFYLTDHPDDELVLGPFQGLPACVRIPFGKGVCGTAAKQNKTIRVADVHQFPGHIACDAVTQSEIVIPLVKNNKVIGVLDIDSPIKNRFDEQDEKFLEKFAQKLEESFAM, encoded by the coding sequence ATGTTTGAAGTGAAGAAGTATAAAGAAAATAAAGAGAAGAATTATGAACTCGTAATTAAGCAGCTACATGCTCTTATAGAGGGAGAAAAGAACGATATAGCCAATTTAGCTAATGCAGCAGCTTTGTTAAATCAGTTTTTGGATAATATTAACTGGGTAGGATTTTATTTAACAGATCATCCAGATGACGAACTAGTTTTGGGGCCGTTTCAGGGCTTACCTGCATGCGTCAGAATTCCTTTCGGTAAAGGAGTCTGTGGAACAGCTGCAAAACAAAACAAAACTATTAGAGTTGCTGATGTACATCAATTCCCAGGGCACATTGCCTGTGATGCAGTAACACAGTCAGAAATAGTTATACCATTAGTAAAAAACAACAAAGTGATTGGAGTGCTAGATATTGATAGTCCAATTAAAAATCGCTTTGATGAACAGGACGAAAAATTCCTAGAAAAATTTGCTCAGAAATTAGAAGAATCCTTCGCTATGTAA
- the refZ gene encoding forespore capture DNA-binding protein RefZ, which yields MTTTMKTKQKIINAAIELLNVNGYTGTSVRDIANRAKVNVANISYYFVSKEGLLEYLVSNFFEGYFLVIENVFRSSENTSAKETLKQFVRETLIYQKQHHLLTRFVCREITLETTLIREVMTTYLTKEKYYLIALFEKGIKDGEFRDISIPYTIIQLKGFLSTPYLQTQYISEVLHIIPTEEYFLNQYMKQIEVWLEGMVYMPTTEERSLTAI from the coding sequence ATGACAACCACTATGAAAACAAAACAAAAAATTATTAATGCAGCCATTGAGTTATTAAATGTGAATGGCTATACAGGTACATCAGTTAGAGATATAGCTAATAGGGCGAAGGTAAATGTTGCAAATATTTCTTATTATTTTGTTAGTAAAGAAGGATTGTTAGAATACCTAGTATCAAATTTTTTTGAAGGTTATTTTTTAGTAATAGAAAATGTGTTTCGTTCATCAGAGAATACATCTGCAAAGGAAACATTGAAGCAATTTGTTCGCGAAACGTTAATTTATCAAAAGCAACATCATCTATTAACAAGATTTGTATGCAGAGAAATTACTCTTGAAACAACCTTGATTAGAGAAGTTATGACTACTTACTTAACGAAGGAAAAATACTATTTAATAGCATTATTTGAAAAAGGCATAAAAGATGGCGAGTTTAGGGATATTTCAATTCCTTACACGATTATTCAATTAAAAGGCTTTCTTAGTACACCTTATCTACAGACTCAATACATTTCTGAAGTTCTCCACATCATTCCTACTGAGGAGTATTTTTTAAACCAATATATGAAGCAAATTGAAGTTTGGTTAGAAGGTATGGTATACATGCCAACCACTGAAGAGCGATCATTAACAGCGATTTAA
- the hisJ gene encoding histidinol-phosphatase HisJ, translated as MKSDGHVHTPYCPHGTDHSIEQYIMRALSLNLSEISFTEHAPLPVGFEDPTPQQDSAMKPSQLEEYIATISTLKEKYKSEIKINIGLEVDYIQGFESETKEFLNTYGAVLDDSILSVHFLLNDGAYHCLDYSPEMFHTIIQTIGSIEKVYQQYYETVYQSVTADLGEYKPTRIGHITLVKKFQKKFPCQLTFSDEIVELLSIVKKEKMQLDYNGAGVNKPLCKEPYPSDWIILEAIKQGIPLVYGSDAHSVKDLGQGYSHIICKDYLNSPTSI; from the coding sequence ATGAAAAGTGATGGTCACGTCCACACACCTTATTGTCCACATGGTACAGATCATTCGATTGAGCAATATATAATGAGAGCGCTAAGTTTAAACTTATCAGAAATATCTTTTACTGAACATGCACCTTTACCAGTGGGATTTGAGGATCCTACTCCACAACAAGATAGCGCTATGAAACCTTCACAGCTTGAAGAATACATAGCAACTATATCAACCTTAAAAGAGAAGTATAAAAGTGAAATTAAAATTAATATTGGTTTAGAAGTTGACTATATTCAAGGGTTCGAATCAGAAACGAAAGAATTTTTAAATACATACGGTGCTGTATTAGATGATTCTATTCTATCTGTACATTTTTTACTAAACGATGGAGCATACCATTGTTTAGATTATAGTCCGGAAATGTTCCATACAATTATTCAAACAATTGGTTCAATAGAAAAGGTATACCAACAATATTATGAGACTGTATATCAGTCTGTCACCGCAGATTTAGGGGAATATAAACCAACAAGAATTGGACATATCACCCTCGTGAAAAAATTCCAAAAAAAATTTCCATGTCAATTGACTTTCTCAGACGAAATAGTAGAGCTTCTATCCATCGTGAAAAAGGAAAAAATGCAGCTTGATTACAATGGGGCAGGGGTAAATAAACCTTTATGCAAGGAACCATACCCTTCGGATTGGATAATATTAGAAGCAATTAAGCAAGGAATTCCTCTAGTATATGGGTCTGATGCTCATAGTGTAAAGGATTTAGGGCAAGGTTATTCTCACATCATTTGTAAGGATTATCTCAACAGTCCTACTAGTATTTAA